One bacterium DNA segment encodes these proteins:
- a CDS encoding response regulator — MHILLIDDDRESLENLGLLLERKGFSSQRFTDPQKALAAARSGGFDLVITDYEMPRLDGLEVLRQIRQISPATPVILMSACPDDNLDRVALEAGSGCTFFSKPLDLKLFMRTLARIRDEL, encoded by the coding sequence ATGCACATACTCCTGATCGACGATGACAGAGAAAGCCTGGAAAACCTCGGCCTGCTGCTGGAGCGCAAGGGATTTTCCAGCCAGCGTTTCACCGATCCGCAGAAAGCCCTGGCCGCCGCGCGCTCCGGCGGGTTCGACCTGGTGATCACCGACTACGAGATGCCGCGTCTGGACGGGCTGGAAGTCCTGCGGCAGATACGCCAGATCAGCCCCGCCACTCCGGTGATCCTGATGTCGGCCTGCCCGGATGACAACCTGGACCGGGTGGCGCTCGAGGCCGGGTCGGGCTGCACGTTTTTCTCCAAGCCGCTGGACCTGAAACTGTTCATGAGAACTCTGGCACGCATCCGGGACGAGCTGTAG